In Mycolicibacterium alvei, a single window of DNA contains:
- a CDS encoding P1 family peptidase: MGSITDVGGILVGHHHRIDPDVSLGSGWASGSTVVLAPPGTVGAVDGRGGAPGTRETDLLDPINTVRHVDAVVLTGGSAYGLAAADGVMTWLEEQGRGVAMDGGVVPIVPAAVIFDLPVGGWANRPTAEFGYAAAQAASTEFALGTVGGGVGARAGVLKGGVGTASVTLDCGVTVGALVVLNAAGDVVDPATGLPWMTRLTAQFGLTAPPADQLAAYADLHTELSPLNTTIAVVATDAALSPAGCRRVAVAAHDGLARTIQPCHTPIDGDTVFALATGAVTVDPDDKTPVAMSPETALVTRVGAAAADVLARAVLVGLLAAEPVAGIPTYRGMLPGAFE; the protein is encoded by the coding sequence ATGGGTTCGATCACCGACGTCGGCGGCATCCTGGTCGGCCACCATCACCGCATCGACCCCGATGTGTCGCTGGGCTCGGGATGGGCATCGGGCTCGACGGTCGTGCTGGCACCGCCGGGCACCGTCGGTGCCGTCGACGGACGCGGCGGTGCCCCGGGCACCCGTGAGACCGACCTGCTCGACCCGATCAACACGGTGCGCCACGTCGACGCCGTGGTGCTGACCGGCGGCAGCGCCTACGGACTGGCCGCCGCCGACGGCGTGATGACCTGGTTGGAGGAGCAGGGCCGCGGAGTGGCGATGGACGGTGGCGTGGTGCCGATCGTGCCCGCCGCGGTGATCTTCGATCTACCGGTCGGCGGCTGGGCGAACCGTCCGACCGCCGAATTCGGTTATGCAGCGGCCCAGGCAGCGTCCACCGAGTTCGCGCTCGGCACCGTCGGCGGTGGGGTCGGCGCGCGGGCCGGGGTGCTCAAGGGTGGCGTCGGCACCGCCTCGGTGACGCTGGATTGCGGGGTGACCGTGGGTGCGCTGGTCGTGCTCAACGCCGCCGGTGACGTGGTCGATCCGGCCACCGGTCTGCCTTGGATGACTCGGCTGACGGCGCAATTCGGGCTGACGGCCCCGCCTGCCGACCAACTCGCCGCCTACGCCGATCTCCACACCGAATTGAGTCCGCTGAACACCACCATCGCGGTGGTGGCCACCGATGCGGCGCTGAGCCCCGCCGGTTGCCGCCGGGTGGCCGTCGCCGCGCATGACGGGCTGGCCCGGACCATCCAGCCGTGTCACACCCCGATCGATGGCGATACGGTGTTTGCGCTGGCGACCGGCGCGGTGACCGTCGATCCGGACGACAAGACCCCGGTGGCGATGTCGCCGGAGACGGCCTTGGTGACCAGGGTGGGGGCCGCCGCGGCCGATGTGCTGGCCCGCGCCGTGCTGGTCGGGCTGCTGGCCGCTGAGCCGGTGGCCGGAATACCGACCTACCGTGGCATGTTGCCCGGAGCGTTCGAATGA
- a CDS encoding Mov34/MPN/PAD-1 family protein, producing MVAHARADHPDEACGVITGPEGSDRPERFIAMANAERSPTFYRFDSGEQLKVWRAMDAADEVPVVIYHSHTATEAYPSRTDVSLAQEPDAHYVLVSTRDPDEHELRSYRITDGVVTEEPVDIVEQY from the coding sequence ATGGTGGCGCATGCCCGCGCCGATCATCCGGACGAGGCGTGTGGGGTGATCACCGGGCCGGAGGGCTCCGATCGGCCCGAGCGCTTCATCGCGATGGCCAATGCCGAGCGTTCGCCGACCTTTTACCGGTTCGATTCGGGCGAACAGCTCAAGGTGTGGCGCGCGATGGACGCAGCCGACGAAGTACCCGTCGTCATCTACCACTCGCACACCGCGACCGAGGCCTACCCGAGCCGCACTGACGTCTCGTTGGCCCAAGAACCCGATGCGCACTACGTGCTGGTGTCCACCCGGGACCCCGACGAGCATGAACTGCGTAGCTATCGCATCACCGACGGCGTCGTCACCGAGGAACCCGTCGACATCGTCGAGCAGTACTAG
- a CDS encoding MoaD/ThiS family protein: MTESKSVTVSIPTILRPHTDGQKRVSASGDTLQAVIADLEANYSGISDRLVDNGKLHRFVNIYVNDEDVRFSGGLDTTIADGDSVTILPAVAGG; the protein is encoded by the coding sequence ATGACCGAGTCCAAATCCGTCACCGTTTCGATCCCGACCATCCTGCGTCCCCACACCGACGGGCAGAAGCGCGTCAGCGCCTCCGGCGACACCCTGCAGGCGGTGATTGCCGACCTCGAGGCCAACTACTCAGGAATCTCCGACCGGTTGGTGGACAACGGCAAGCTGCACCGCTTCGTCAACATCTACGTCAACGACGAGGACGTGCGGTTCTCCGGCGGATTGGACACCACCATCGCCGACGGCGACTCGGTGACGATCCTGCCTGCGGTGGCAGGCGGATAG
- a CDS encoding cysteine synthase, with protein sequence MARYDSLLQALGNTPLVGLQHLSPRWEENQDGPHVRLWAKLEDRNPTGSIKDRPALRMIEQAERDGLLSPGATILEPTSGNTGISLAMAAMLKGYNMICVMPENTSVERRQILELYGARIIYSAAEGGSNTAVATAKELAAENPSWVMLYQYGNPANTDAHYYGTGPELLADLPEITHFVAGLGTTGTLMGTGRFLREHVPGVQIVAAEPRYGEGVYALRNIDEGFIPELYDPEVLTTRFSVGSYDAVKRTRDLVTREGIFAGISTGAVLHAALGMGAKAIKAGERADIAFVVADAGWKYLSTGAYAGSLDDAEDALEGQLWA encoded by the coding sequence ATGGCACGGTACGACTCACTGCTGCAGGCCCTCGGCAACACCCCGTTGGTCGGGCTGCAGCACCTGTCGCCTCGGTGGGAGGAAAACCAGGACGGGCCGCACGTGCGGTTGTGGGCCAAACTCGAGGACCGCAACCCCACCGGGTCGATCAAAGACCGGCCCGCGCTCCGCATGATCGAGCAGGCCGAGCGTGACGGGCTGCTGAGCCCGGGCGCCACGATCTTGGAGCCCACCAGCGGCAACACCGGGATCTCGCTGGCGATGGCCGCGATGCTCAAGGGCTACAACATGATCTGCGTGATGCCCGAGAACACCTCCGTCGAGCGGCGTCAGATCCTGGAACTCTACGGCGCGAGAATCATCTACAGCGCGGCCGAGGGCGGGTCCAATACCGCCGTCGCGACCGCGAAAGAGCTTGCGGCCGAAAATCCTTCGTGGGTGATGCTGTACCAGTACGGCAACCCGGCCAACACCGACGCGCACTATTACGGCACCGGTCCCGAGCTGCTGGCCGACCTGCCCGAGATCACGCATTTCGTCGCCGGGCTCGGTACCACCGGCACGCTCATGGGTACCGGCCGTTTCCTGCGCGAGCACGTGCCCGGTGTACAGATCGTGGCCGCAGAACCGCGCTACGGCGAGGGCGTGTACGCGCTGCGCAACATCGACGAAGGATTCATCCCCGAGCTATATGACCCCGAGGTGCTGACCACGCGGTTCTCGGTGGGCTCCTACGACGCGGTCAAACGCACCCGTGATCTCGTCACCCGCGAAGGCATTTTCGCGGGCATCTCGACCGGTGCGGTGCTGCACGCCGCGCTGGGGATGGGGGCCAAGGCGATCAAGGCCGGCGAGCGCGCCGACATCGCCTTCGTGGTCGCCGACGCCGGTTGGAAGTATCTGTCGACCGGTGCCTACGCCGGTAGCCTGGATGACGCAGAGGATGCGTTGGAAGGACAGCTATGGGCATGA
- a CDS encoding rhomboid family intramembrane serine protease, with the protein MTQPGLPASSAPKKPPAWMVGGVTIISFVVLLYVIEFVDTTMGHRLDQDGIRPLQTDGLWGILWAPLLHGGWPHLIANTVPLIVLGFLMTLAGMGRFIAATAIIWILGGIGTWLIGNIGLHCPYVSVQCTSTHIGASGLIFGWLAFLIVFGFFTRKAWEIVVGVVVLFVYGGVLFGVLPGNAGVSWQGHLCGAIAGVVAAYLLSGPERKAREARKSSVQPRLSA; encoded by the coding sequence ATGACACAGCCGGGTCTACCTGCGTCCAGCGCACCGAAAAAACCGCCGGCATGGATGGTCGGCGGTGTGACGATCATCAGTTTCGTCGTACTGCTGTACGTGATCGAGTTCGTCGACACCACCATGGGCCACCGGCTCGACCAGGACGGCATCCGGCCGCTGCAGACGGATGGTTTGTGGGGCATCCTCTGGGCGCCGCTGCTGCACGGTGGGTGGCCGCATCTGATCGCCAACACCGTTCCGCTGATCGTCCTGGGTTTTCTCATGACGCTGGCCGGGATGGGACGGTTCATCGCTGCGACCGCGATCATCTGGATTCTCGGCGGCATCGGCACCTGGCTCATCGGCAATATCGGCCTGCACTGTCCCTACGTGTCGGTGCAGTGCACGAGTACCCACATCGGAGCGTCGGGCCTGATCTTCGGCTGGCTGGCGTTCCTGATCGTGTTCGGATTCTTCACCCGCAAGGCGTGGGAGATCGTGGTCGGTGTCGTCGTCCTGTTCGTCTACGGCGGCGTGCTGTTCGGGGTGCTGCCAGGTAATGCGGGGGTGTCCTGGCAGGGGCACCTGTGCGGGGCCATCGCCGGTGTGGTGGCGGCTTACCTGTTGTCCGGACCGGAACGCAAGGCTCGGGAAGCACGGAAGAGTTCCGTCCAACCGCGTCTGAGTGCATGA
- the murI gene encoding glutamate racemase, which produces MSDPLAPVGIFDSGVGGLTVARAIIDQLPDEDIIYVGDTGNGPYGPLTIPEIRAHSLAIGDDLVARGVKALVIACNTASSASLRDARERYSPVPVVEVILPAVRRAVAATRNGRIGVIGTAATIASGAYQDAFAAARDTEVFGVACPRFVDFVERGVTSGRQVLGLAEGYLEPLQRAEVDTLVLGCTHYPMLSGLIQLAMGDNVTLVSSAEETAKDLLRVLTELDLLKPHESGPAQRVFEATGDPEAFTTLATRFLGPGLDGARQVRRHVGAGK; this is translated from the coding sequence ATGAGCGACCCACTCGCACCCGTCGGCATCTTCGACTCCGGCGTCGGTGGTCTGACCGTGGCCCGGGCGATCATCGACCAACTGCCCGACGAGGACATCATCTACGTCGGCGACACCGGCAACGGACCGTACGGTCCGCTGACCATTCCCGAGATCCGGGCGCACTCGTTGGCCATCGGTGACGACCTCGTGGCCCGCGGCGTCAAGGCGCTGGTGATCGCATGCAACACCGCGTCGTCGGCGTCCCTGCGCGACGCGCGCGAACGCTACTCACCGGTGCCGGTGGTCGAGGTGATCCTGCCCGCGGTGCGGCGCGCGGTGGCCGCCACCCGCAACGGACGCATCGGGGTGATCGGCACCGCCGCGACCATCGCCTCGGGCGCCTATCAGGATGCGTTCGCCGCAGCACGCGACACCGAGGTGTTCGGGGTGGCCTGCCCGCGGTTCGTCGACTTCGTGGAGCGCGGGGTCACCAGTGGACGTCAGGTGCTGGGTCTGGCCGAGGGCTACCTGGAGCCACTGCAGCGCGCCGAGGTGGACACCCTGGTGCTGGGGTGCACGCACTATCCGATGCTGTCCGGGCTCATCCAGCTGGCCATGGGCGACAACGTCACGTTGGTGTCCTCGGCCGAGGAGACCGCCAAGGACCTGCTGCGGGTGCTCACCGAGCTTGATTTGCTCAAACCGCACGAATCCGGTCCGGCCCAACGGGTGTTCGAGGCCACCGGAGATCCCGAGGCGTTCACCACGCTCGCCACCCGATTCCTGGGGCCGGGGCTGGACGGTGCGCGACAGGTCCGGCGTCACGTGGGAGCCGGAAAATGA
- a CDS encoding cyclic nucleotide-degrading phosphodiesterase, which yields MRLTILGCSGSVVGPDSAASGYLVTAPDTTPMVVDFGGGVLGALQRYADPNSVNVLLSHLHADHCLDLPGLFVWRRYHPAPATERGLMYGPANTWGRLGAASSPEGGEIDDFTDIFDVRNWEDGVPVQLGTLSVTPRLVCHPTESFGMRFTDPSGAILVYSGDTGYCDALVELARGADVFLCEASWTHDPSRPPHLHLSGTEAGRAAAEAGVGELLLTHIPPWTSREDVISEAKAEFDGPVHAVLSGETFDVTRR from the coding sequence GTGCGATTGACCATCCTCGGATGCTCCGGCAGCGTCGTCGGCCCGGATTCGGCAGCCTCCGGCTATCTCGTCACCGCACCTGACACCACTCCGATGGTCGTCGACTTCGGCGGGGGGGTCCTGGGTGCGCTGCAGCGCTACGCCGATCCGAATTCGGTCAACGTATTGCTGTCGCATCTGCATGCCGACCACTGTCTGGATCTGCCCGGCCTGTTCGTGTGGCGGCGCTATCACCCCGCTCCGGCGACCGAACGTGGCCTGATGTACGGGCCGGCCAACACCTGGGGCCGGCTCGGTGCGGCGTCATCGCCGGAGGGCGGCGAGATCGACGACTTCACCGACATCTTCGACGTCCGCAATTGGGAGGACGGCGTCCCGGTGCAGCTCGGCACGCTCAGCGTGACGCCGCGGCTGGTGTGTCACCCCACCGAATCCTTCGGCATGCGCTTCACCGATCCGTCCGGGGCAATCCTGGTCTACAGCGGCGACACCGGATACTGCGACGCGCTCGTCGAGCTGGCCCGTGGGGCCGACGTCTTCCTGTGCGAGGCATCGTGGACGCACGACCCGTCCCGGCCGCCGCACCTGCACCTGTCGGGCACCGAGGCCGGGCGGGCCGCCGCTGAAGCCGGCGTCGGTGAGCTGCTGCTCACCCACATTCCGCCGTGGACGTCGCGCGAGGATGTGATCAGCGAGGCCAAGGCCGAGTTCGACGGCCCGGTGCACGCCGTGCTGAGCGGCGAGACCTTCGACGTCACCCGGCGCTGA
- the rph gene encoding ribonuclease PH — MSKREDGRLDDELRPVTITRGFTLHPAGSVLVEFGQTRVMCTASVTEGVPRWRKGSGQGWLTAEYAMLPAATHDRSDRESVKGRVGGRTQEISRLVGRSLRACIDLGALGENTIAIDCDVLQADGGTRTAAITGAYVALSDAVTYLAAAGRLSDPRPLSCAIAAVSVGVVDGRVRLDLPYTEDSRAEVDMNVVATDTGTLVEIQGTGEGATFPRSTLDKMLDAALAGCEQLFVIQQEALELPYPGVLPEGPAPKKSFGS; from the coding sequence GTGTCCAAGCGAGAAGACGGTCGTCTCGACGACGAGCTGCGCCCGGTAACCATCACCCGCGGTTTCACATTGCATCCCGCCGGCTCGGTACTGGTCGAGTTCGGCCAGACCCGCGTCATGTGCACCGCCTCGGTCACCGAAGGCGTGCCGCGCTGGCGTAAGGGTTCCGGGCAGGGCTGGCTGACCGCCGAATACGCCATGTTGCCCGCCGCCACGCATGACCGCTCCGACCGGGAATCGGTCAAGGGGCGCGTCGGCGGGCGGACCCAGGAGATCAGCCGCCTGGTCGGGCGCTCACTGCGCGCGTGCATCGACCTCGGAGCGCTGGGGGAGAACACCATCGCGATCGACTGCGACGTACTGCAGGCCGACGGCGGCACCCGCACCGCCGCCATCACCGGCGCGTACGTGGCGCTGTCCGATGCGGTCACGTATCTCGCTGCGGCCGGGCGGCTTTCCGATCCGCGCCCGCTGTCGTGCGCCATCGCGGCGGTGTCGGTCGGCGTGGTCGACGGCCGGGTGCGTCTGGATTTGCCCTACACCGAGGATTCGCGTGCCGAGGTGGACATGAACGTCGTCGCCACCGACACCGGCACCCTGGTGGAGATCCAGGGCACCGGCGAGGGCGCGACCTTCCCGCGGTCCACCCTGGACAAGATGCTCGACGCCGCGCTGGCGGGTTGCGAGCAGTTGTTCGTGATCCAGCAGGAGGCATTGGAATTGCCGTATCCGGGTGTGCTGCCGGAGGGTCCCGCGCCCAAGAAGTCGTTCGGTAGCTGA
- the rdgB gene encoding RdgB/HAM1 family non-canonical purine NTP pyrophosphatase, whose protein sequence is MPALLVASRNAKKLAELRRVLDAAGVVGLELLSLADVAAYDEAPETGATFEDNALAKAMDGFRATGLACVADDSGISVDALNGMPGVLSARWSGVHGDDAANTALLLAQLGDVPYSRRGAAFVSACALVSASGQTVVRGEWPGTVTHEPRGDGGFGYDPVFLPDGSTHTAAELTPAEKDAVSHRGRALALLVPALRELAGS, encoded by the coding sequence GTGCCTGCGCTCCTGGTGGCCAGCCGTAACGCCAAGAAGCTGGCCGAGTTGAGGCGGGTCCTGGACGCCGCCGGGGTGGTTGGTTTGGAGCTGCTGTCGTTGGCCGACGTGGCTGCATACGACGAGGCGCCCGAAACCGGCGCGACGTTCGAGGACAATGCACTGGCCAAGGCGATGGACGGCTTCCGGGCCACCGGGTTGGCTTGTGTGGCAGACGATTCCGGTATCTCGGTGGATGCACTGAACGGTATGCCGGGCGTGTTGTCGGCGCGCTGGTCGGGTGTACACGGTGACGACGCCGCCAACACCGCGTTGCTGTTGGCGCAGTTGGGCGATGTGCCGTATTCGCGCCGTGGCGCCGCTTTCGTGTCGGCGTGTGCGTTGGTCTCCGCATCCGGCCAGACCGTGGTGCGCGGCGAGTGGCCCGGCACCGTCACCCACGAGCCCCGGGGTGACGGCGGGTTCGGGTACGACCCGGTGTTCCTACCGGACGGATCTACCCACACCGCAGCGGAATTGACGCCCGCCGAGAAAGACGCGGTATCGCATCGCGGCCGGGCGCTGGCATTGTTGGTGCCTGCGCTGCGGGAGTTGGCCGGGTCGTAG
- a CDS encoding DUF3817 domain-containing protein: protein MTEPQAVITPKETIRKALVKYRALAWITGAWLIVLCAEMVAKYIFGIDYSWFKFIGMIHGAFYMLYVFFTLDLAIKARWPLGKAGGIILAGTVPLLGVIVEHFETLALKKRFEL from the coding sequence ATGACCGAACCGCAGGCCGTCATCACCCCCAAGGAGACCATCCGCAAGGCCCTGGTCAAGTACCGAGCGTTGGCGTGGATCACCGGTGCCTGGCTGATCGTGCTGTGTGCCGAGATGGTCGCCAAGTACATCTTCGGAATCGACTACTCGTGGTTCAAGTTCATCGGCATGATCCACGGCGCCTTCTACATGCTCTACGTGTTCTTCACGCTCGATCTGGCGATCAAGGCGCGGTGGCCACTCGGTAAGGCCGGCGGGATCATCCTCGCCGGAACGGTCCCGTTGCTCGGCGTCATCGTGGAGCATTTCGAGACCCTCGCACTCAAGAAGCGCTTCGAGCTGTAA
- a CDS encoding LAGLIDADG family homing endonuclease translates to MPAQHASVKQQPTACVVVSLYSKHWPCLFPQHGPGRKHNRPIQLEPWQQDLIDRATEEFVRGLIHSDGCRVVANDRGVKSIRYHFTNHSEDILNLFTAALDHLGIPWTRSTKYVVSIYRKAATARLDEFIGPKV, encoded by the coding sequence ATGCCTGCACAACACGCGTCGGTCAAGCAACAACCAACTGCGTGCGTCGTGGTGTCCCTGTACAGCAAGCACTGGCCGTGCTTGTTTCCTCAGCACGGTCCGGGCAGGAAGCACAACAGACCAATCCAGCTCGAACCCTGGCAGCAGGACCTCATCGACCGAGCCACCGAGGAGTTCGTGCGCGGTCTGATCCACAGCGACGGTTGCCGGGTGGTCGCGAACGACCGCGGCGTCAAGAGCATCCGGTACCACTTCACGAATCACTCGGAGGACATCCTGAACCTGTTCACCGCTGCACTGGACCACCTCGGCATCCCGTGGACCCGTTCCACCAAGTACGTCGTCTCGATCTACCGCAAGGCCGCCACGGCTCGCCTTGACGAATTCATCGGCCCCAAGGTCTAG
- a CDS encoding potassium channel family protein encodes MTMQQRLDRWEARAEWPLASVAAVFLAAYSVEVLVQPHGVAARLVELATLVTWAVFTADYAARLYLAPNRKHWFRTHLVDLAIVVLPLLRPLRLLRLVVLIGVLQKAVGHAIRGKVIVYTISGAILLVYVASLAVLQTERGAPDAHITNFGDALWWAMTTITTVGYGDMYPVTTTGRVIAALLMIGGISLVGSITATIASWIVQTVAVDDAASAAVTAAHINDLRTEIAALRDELRRVPAVDASGSDPRP; translated from the coding sequence GTGACGATGCAACAGCGCCTCGACAGGTGGGAGGCACGCGCCGAATGGCCACTGGCCTCGGTGGCCGCCGTGTTTCTCGCCGCCTACTCGGTGGAGGTGCTGGTGCAACCCCACGGAGTGGCGGCCCGGCTTGTCGAGTTGGCGACCCTGGTCACCTGGGCGGTGTTCACCGCCGACTATGCGGCCCGGCTGTATCTGGCCCCCAACCGCAAACATTGGTTCCGGACGCACCTCGTCGACCTGGCGATCGTGGTGTTGCCGCTGCTGCGACCGCTGCGACTGTTGCGTCTCGTCGTGTTGATCGGTGTGCTGCAGAAGGCGGTCGGCCACGCGATCCGCGGCAAGGTCATTGTGTACACGATCTCGGGCGCGATCCTGCTGGTGTACGTCGCGTCGTTGGCCGTCCTCCAGACCGAACGCGGCGCACCCGACGCCCACATCACCAACTTCGGTGACGCGCTCTGGTGGGCGATGACGACGATCACGACCGTCGGCTACGGCGACATGTATCCGGTGACCACGACCGGGCGAGTCATCGCCGCGCTGTTGATGATCGGCGGGATCAGCCTGGTCGGCTCGATCACCGCGACGATCGCGTCGTGGATCGTGCAGACCGTGGCCGTCGATGACGCCGCCAGCGCGGCCGTCACCGCGGCCCACATCAACGACCTGCGCACCGAGATCGCGGCGCTGCGGGACGAACTACGTCGGGTGCCTGCCGTCGACGCCTCTGGAAGCGACCCCCGACCGTGA